Sequence from the Corallococcus sp. EGB genome:
CGTTGCCCTCTTCAATCCGCTCCAGCGCCTGCAGGTGCAGCCGCGCGGGAGAGGGCGGCGGGGCCGGCGGCGGCGTGGGCGAAACCGGCGCGGGCGAGGACAGCCGCCGGGGCGCGGGCGACATCCGGGGCGCGGGCACGGGCGGCGCCACGGGCACCTGCGCGGAGGGGCGCTCCTCCGGGCGGGGCTTGCGGAAGGCCTGCAGCTCCGGGGGCCCCTCGCGCGTGAGCCCCGGCGGCGCGCGGTCCACCTCCACCGTGCCCAGGAACAGGAGTCCCCCCGGCGACAGGGCCCGCGCCAGGTGGACGATGGCCGCGTCGCGCGCGGACGGAGAGAAGTACGTGAGCACGTTGCGGCAGAGGATGAAGTCGAACTGCCCGAAGCGCTCCGGCAGCGGCGCCAGCAGGTTCGCCGGCGCGAAGCGCGCCACCCTGCGGACCTCCGGGAGGATGGACACCTGCCGCCCGTTGAGGAGCTCGTAGGTGGGGTGCAGCGCGGGCGCGGACTCGCGCCGGGACCAGGCGCCGTAGGTGCCGCGCCGCGCGGCCTCCAGGCTGGCCTCGTGCAGGTCCGAGCCCAACACCTCCACCGGCATCCCCGGGGGCGAGCACGCCAGCAGACACGCGGCCAGCGAATAGGCCTCCTCGCCGGTGGCGCACCCGGCGCTCCAGCCGCGCAGGTGCGTGGCGCCGTGGCGCAGCGCGGCCGGGATGCCCTCCTGCGCGATGTAGCGGAAGTGCTCCGGCTGGCGGAAGAAGTACGTCTCCCCCACCAGGACCGCGCGCACCAGCGTGTAGGCCAGGGGCGAGCCCAGCTGCTGCAGCTCGCTCAGGACCTCCGTGGGCACGCGCCCCCGGGCCAGCTCCGCGCGCAGCACGCGCTCCACCGCCTCGTGGGCGATGGCGTCGTCGCGGAAGCCGGTGGTGTCCGCCACCACCTCCCGGGCACGGGCCAGAAGCCTCGGGTCGAGCCCCGCACTCATGCGCTCCGCTCTTCCTCCACCGGCGCGAGCAGCGCGGGCAGGTCACGCAGGAGCCCCCGCGAGATGAACACCTTCGGATCCAGGATGGGCAGCACGCGGCTGCCGGTGCGCAGCATGCCCACGAGCCCTTCCTGCAACAGCCCGTGCTCGGCGCCGCCCACCTTCTCCCGCCGGTCGATGTCGCTCGCCTGGAACTCCTCCGGGTCCTTCACCGTGTCCACGGTGAGCGCCAGCGACACGCCCTCCACCTCGATGACCACCAGCATCCGCTCCGCGATGGCCACCTTGTGCTGGACGCCCAGCCGCAGCGCCACGTCCAGCACGCACACCGCCTGGCCGCGCAACTCCACGTACTCGCGCAGGTAGGACGGTCCGGTGGGCAGGGGCCGCGTCAGGGGCTGGAGCAGGACCTCCTTCACGGAGTCCAGCGGCACGGCGAACTCGCGCTCGCCCACGGACAGCCGCAGCACCAGCAGGGCCCCGGTCCGCGAGCGCCGGCGCGCGTTCTCCAGCGCCTCGCCCACGCGGGCCAGCAATTCGTCCGCGCGGAAGGGCTTGGCCAGGAACGCCTCCGCGCCCAGCCCCAGGCACGCCTCCGCGCGCTGCTTCTCCGAGGAGATGATGATGACCGGGATGTCCGCCGTGCCCGGGTCCGCCTTCATCCGCTGGAGGACTTCGTCCCCGTCCATCTCCGGCATGGACAGGTCCAGCAGCACCGCCGCCGGATGCAGCCGCCCCACCTTGTCCAGCGCTTCCCGGCCGTTGCTCGCCGTGTGGATGGTGTAGTGGCCGGAGAGGATGGCCCGCTCCAGTGCCAGGATGGCGTCGCTGTCATCCACCAGCAGCAGGGTCGGCAGGCTCACGTTCTTCAGGCCCCGTTCAGGAACTGACGCACCGTCTTGGTCAGCTCGTCGTGCGACACCGGTTTCTGGATGAAGGCGTTGGCCCCCGCCGCCGAGCCGCGCTGGCGCAGGTCCTCGCCCTTCTCCGCCGTCAGCAGGATGACCGGCACCTTCTGCACCTGCGCCTGGGCGCTCGCGCGGACCTCCTTCACGAAGGTGATGCCATCCATGTTCGGCATGTTGATGTCGGCGATCACCACGCTCACCGGCACCAGCCGCAACAGCTGCAACGCGCGCTGCGCGTCCTCCGCCTCGACGATGCTGACCCTGAGGTTCATCAGGTAGATCTTGAGGATGTTGCGGACGGTCGGGCTGTCGTCCACCAGCAAGACGTTGGTGCTCACTGTGCCACGGCTCCTCGCGCAGGCTCCGCGACGTGCGGGAGATGCCTGCGCTGCATGGGGAATCCTACCGTGAGCGCTCCGACGGGCGGAAGCGGGGGGCCCCCGTCCGCCGGGGAGCCTGGCAGGCGAATGTCTGGACTCTCCGAAAAAGGTCGGATGGCCTCAGCCTTCCTTCGGCGCGGGGGTCGCGGGGACCCCTTCTGGCGGTTCCACGGTGTCCACCGGGGGTGCGCCCACCGCGTGGTAGCCGCCGTCCACGTGAATCATCTCGCCCGTGGTGGAGGAGAGCCAGTCCGACAGGAGTGCACAGGCCGTCTTCGCCACGTGGTCATGGCTGTCCTTGTCGCTCCAGCCCAGCGGCGCCTGCTTCCCCCAGTACTGGGCCAGCGCCTTGAAGCCCGGGATGCCCTTGGCCGCCACGGTGGCCAGGGGGCCGGCCGCGAGCGCGTTCACCCGGATGCCCTTGGGGCCCAGGTCGCGCGCCAGGTAGCGCACGGTGGCCTCCATGGCCGCCTTGCACACCCCCATCCAGTCGTAGATGGGCCACGCCTGCCGGTTGTCGAAGTCCAGCGCCACGATGGAGCCGCCCTGGGTCATCAGCGGCGCGCACGCCACCGCCAGCTCCTTCACGGAGAAGGCGGAGATGCGGAACGCGGTCTGCGCGCTCTCCCACGGCGTGTTGAGGAAGTTGCCGCCCAGCGCGTCCTCCGGCGCGAACGCGATGGCGTGCAGCACGCCGTCCACGCGGCCCCACTTCTGCCGCAGCGCCTCCGTCAGCGCCGGAAAGTGCGCCGGGTTCGTCACGTCCAGCTCCAGCACCTCCGTGCCGGGCTTGAGCCGCTTCGCGCTGCGCTCGGTGAGGGACTTCGCCCGGCCGAACCCGGTGAGGATGACTTCCGCGCCCTGCGCGATCGCGTGCTCCGCGACGCCGAAGGCCAACGACTGCGGGGTGAGCACGCCGGTGATGAGCAGGTTCTTGCCCTGGAGGAGCATGTCGGTACGTTTCTGAAAGAGGTGGGAAAGAGGGGGCGTGTGCTTACCACTCCTGAACGGTCGTTGGGGGCCCCTGGCCCCCGTCCCGTTCGCCCCCGGATGTACGCCTGTTCAGCATGACCAGGGCCCCGGGGCCTTCTTTGAGCCCCGCCGAGCCCGAGGGAATCCGGAATTCAGTGAAGCTGCGCTCACGCGGGGCATGACTCCATCTGCTCCCTTGAGTGAAGCCTGCCAGCCGGGCACGACGCGGTTCAACAAACCTGAGGCGAAAACCCCCCAACGCAGCGCCCATCCAGTAAAAGACCCTCGCCATGGCGAATTTCCAGGACAGTTTCCTCTCGGGTGGAAACATCGACTTCATCGAGGGGCTCTACGCGCGCTTCCTCGAGAATCCGGGCAGCGTGGACGCGAGCTGGCGCGAGGTGTTCGAGCGCAACAACGGCACGGGCCGCCCCATCTTCAACACGAAGTTGCTGGAGGCTCCGACACCCGCCGCACCGGAAGGCAAGGAGGGCAAGGGCAAGGGCAAGGCGAACGGCGCCGCCGCTCCGGCCGCCGCCGCGGCGCCCCAGGCCCCTGCCGCTCCGGCGCAGGACATGGGGCTGCAGTCGAAGGTGGATCAGGCCATCACCGCCTTCCGCCTGCGCGGCCACCTGCGCGCGACGCTGGATCCGCTGGAGCGTCCCCGCCCGCAGCTGGGCCACGTGGCGGACGTGGCGCTGATGGACGAGAACCACTTCTCCGCGAAGGAGATGGAGCAGGCGGTCGAGTGCAACAACGTCTTCCCGCAGCAGCGCGTGCGCCTGTCGGAGCTCGTCACGCGCCTGCGCCGCACGTACTCCAGCCACATCGGCGTGGAGTTCATGCAGATGCTCGACAGCGAGCGTCGCCGCTGGCTCATGCAGCGCATGGAGCACAGCGAGAACCGCACGCAGTTCTCCGTGGAGGAGCAGCGGCACATCCTCACCAAGCTCTCCTACGCGGAGGGCTTCGAGAACTTCCTGCACACGAAGTACGTGGGCGCCAAGCGCTTCAGCCTGGATGGCGGCGAGGCCCTCATCCCCATGCTGGACGCGATGCTGGAGGTCGGCAGCAGCATGGGGCTGAAGGAGCTGGTCATCGGCATGGCCCACCGCGGCCGCCTCAACGTGCTGACCAACATCCTGGGCAAGAAGCCGGATCAGATCTTCAGCGAGTTCGACGGCCCCAAGGACCCCAAGGCGTACCTGGGCCGCGGCGACGTGAAGTACCACATGGGCTTCTCGTCGGACCACGCCACGCGCTCGGGCAAGAACGTGCACCTGTCGCTGGCGTTCAACCCCAGCCACCTGGAGTGCGTGGGCCCCGTGGTGGAGGGCCGCGTGCGCGCCAAGCAGGACCGCGGCGGGGACACCGAGCGCACGCAGGTGATGCCGCTGCTCATCCACGGCGACGCGGCCTTCATCGGCCAGGGCATCACGTCGGAGACGCTCAACTTCTCCGGCCTCAAGGGCTACACCACGGGCGGCACGGTCCACATCGTCATCAACAACCAGGTGGGCTTCACCACCGACCCGTCGGACTCGCGCACCAGCATCTACTCCACCGCCATCGCGCAGATGCTGGACATCCCGGTGTTCCACGTGAACGGGGATGACCCGGAGGCGTGCGTGCACGCGGCGCGGCTGGCGGCCGAGTACCGCCAGACGTTCAAGAGCGACGTGGTCATCGACCTCATCTGCTACCGCCGCTACGGCCACAACGAGGGCGACGACCCGTCCTTCACCCAGCCGGCGATGTACGACCTCATCCGCAAGCACCCGCCGGTGCGCGCGCTCTACGCGAAGGCGCTGGCGGAAGCGGGCCGCATCAGCGCGGAGGACTCGGACGCCATCAAGCAGCGCTGCTTCCAGGACTTCGACGCGGCGCTCACCCGCGCCCGCCAGGAGAGCCAGTTCAAGGAGCCCAACGCGCTGGAGGGCCTGTGGAAGCCCTACAAGGGCGGCCTGCTGAAGAACGCGCCCCAGGTGTCCACGGCGGTGGCCAAGCCCACCCTGCGTGACGCGCTCCAGAAGCTGGCCACGGCGCCGGAGGGCTTCAACGTCCACCGCGACGTGGAGCGCACGGTGCTCAAGAAGCGCCAGGGCATGCTGGAGAGCGAGGAGCTGCAGTGGAGCGAGGGCGAGTCGCTGGCGTACGCGACGCTCCTGTCGGAGGGCTACGGCATCCGCCTGTCCGGCCAGGACAGCGAGCGCGGCACCTTCAGCCACCGCCACGCGGTGCTGCACGACACGCAGACGGGCGAGGAGTACGTGCCCCTGCGCCAGTTCGCTTCCGGCAAGGCGACCTTCAACGTCTACAACAGCCCGCTGTCGGAGATGGGCGTGCTGGGCTTCGACTACGGCTACAGCCTGGACGTGCCGGACGGCCTCACGCTGTGGGAGGCGCAGTTCGGTGACTTCGCCAACGGCGCGCAGATCATCATCGACCAGTTCATCGCCGCGGCGGAGAGCAAGTGGCGGCGGCTGAGCGGCATCACGCTGCTGCTGCCGCACGGCTACGAAGGCCAGGGCCCGGAGCACTCCAGCGCGCGCCTGGAGCGCTTCCTGGACCTGTGCGCCGAGGACAACCTCCAGGTCTGCTACCCCACCACGCCCGCGCAGATCTTCCACCTGCTGCGCCGCCAGGTGCTGCGCCCCGTGCGCAAGCCGCTCATCATCATGTCGCCCAAGAGCCTCCTGCGCCGTCCGGAGGCGACCAGCCGCATGGACGAGCTGGCCACGGGCGCGTTCCAGGAAGTCATCCCGGACGCGAAGGCGGACCCCGCGAAGGTGAAGCGGCTGCTCTTGTGCAGCGGCAAGGTGTACTACGACCTGGCCAAGGCCCGGGACGAGCGCAAGGACGACTCCATCGCCATCGTGCGCGTGGAGCAGCTCTACCCGTTCCCGCAGGACGAGCTGGCGAAGCTGGTGGCGAAGCTGCCGGCGCTCCAGGAGCTGTACTGGGTGCAGGAGGAGCCGCGCAACGCGGGCGGCTGGCACTTCATGTTCCCCCACCTGCACGACCTGCTCTCCGGCCGTTCGCAGCAGCAGACGGTGAAGCTGGGCTACATCGGCCGCGCCGAGGCCGCCAGCCCCGCCACCGGTTTCACGAAGACGCACGACTACGAGCAGCAGCTCATCATCGAAGAAGCCATCCTCCGAGGACCCCAGAATGGCCGTTGAACTGAAAGTCCCCCCGCTCGGCGAATCCATCACCGAGGCCGTCGTCGGCAAGTGGAACAAGAAGCAGGGTGAGTCCGTCGCCGCGGACGAGCCGCTCGTCGTGCTGGAGACCGACAAGGTCACCATCGACGTGCCGGCCCCCGCCGCCGGCAGCATCGCGTCCATCGCCTTCAAGGAGGGCGACAAGGTCCGCGTGGGTGACGTGCTGGGCACCATCGAGGCCGGTGCCGGCGCGGGCGCTCCCGCCGTGGCCGCCGCCACGCCCGCGCCCGCCCAGGCCGCGGCGCCGGTGGCCGCGCCGGCCGCTCCGGTGGCCAGCGACACGCGCATCACCCCCACCGCCAGGAAGATGGCGGAGGAGAACCGGGTGGACGTGGGCCAGCTGAAGGGCTCCGGCGCCGGTGGCCGCATCATGAAGGAGGACGTGCAGGGTCAGCTGAACCGCCCGGCCGCCGCCCCGGCCCCGGCCGCGCCGTCCGGCCCCCGCCCCAACGCCGCGCGCGAGGAGCGCGTGCGCATGACGCCCCTGCGCAAGCGCGTGGCCGAGCGCCTCATCCAGGCGCAGTCCACCGCCGCCATGCTCACCACCTTCAACGAGGTGGACATGGGCGAGGTGATGGCGCTCCGCAAGAAGTACAACGACAAGTTCCAGGCGAAGCACGGGGTGAAGCTCGGGTTCATGAGCTTCTTCATCCGCGCGTCCGTGGAGGCCCTCAAGGCGTTCCCGCAGATCAACGCGGAGATCGACGGCGAGGACGTCATCTTCAAGCACTACTACGACATCGGCGTGGCCGTGAGCGGCAGCCGCGGTCTGGTGGTGCCGGTGGTGCGTGACGCGGACAAGCTGTCGCTCGCGGAGCTGGAGAAGACGGTCGGTGACTACGGCGGCCGTGCGCGCAACGACAAGCTGACGATGGCGGACCTCACGGGTGGCACGTTCACCATCACCAACGGCGGCATCTTCGGCTCCATGCTGTCCACGCCCATCCTGAACCCGCCGCAGACGGGCATCCTGGGCATGCACAACATCGTGGAGCGCCCCGTGGCCCGCGACGGCCAGGTGGTCATCCGGCCCATCATGTACATCGCCCTGACGTACGACCACCGCCTGGTGGACGGCCGTGAGGCGGTGCAGTTCCTCGTGCGCGTGAAGGAGTGCATCGAGGACCCGGAGCGCCTGCTTCTCGACATCTGACGGACACTCCGCGCCTGGAGCGGGGACGCAAGACGGGCAATTCCCGTGGGCCGGCTGGACTTCCAGTCGGCCCTTTCACTACAACTAGAGCCGTCTCCCCGGTCGTCGGGCAGAACGGGTGGCCTTCCCCACGGCTGCCCTGCAAACGCAAGGAAGCGCAATGGCAACTGGTACCGTGAAGTGGTTCAACGACGCGAAGGGCTTCGGCTTCATCACCCAGGACGGCGGCGGCGAGGACGTGTTCTGCCACCACACCGCCATCAACATGGATGGTTTCCGCACCCTGGCCGAGGGCCAGAAGGTGGAGTTCGAAGTCACCAAGGGCCCGAAGGGCCTGCAGGCGCAGAACGTTCGCGCCGCCTGATTCGCGTCCTCAGCCATTCCCCACGGACTGGTTGAAGTCAAAGAGGCCCGGACCCGCGGTGGGGTTCCGGGCCTCTCCTTCTTCCAGGCGTGGCGCCGCGCGGCCTACTTCTTCAGGGTCTGCTCGAAGTGGGCGATGACGCGCTCGTACTGGCGCTCGGTGACGACGGGGTCCGGCACCATGTGCGTGAGGCCGGACAGCGGCAGCAGCTGGTGCGGCTTGCCCGCGCGGAAGAGGGCATCCGACAGCTTCAGCGTGTGGAAGAAGTACACGTTGTCATCCGCGGTGCCGTGGATGAGCAGCAGGGCCCCAATGGGGCTGTCCTTCTTCGCGTACGTCAGCAGGCTGCTGACCTCGTAGGCCTGGGGGCTCTCCTCGGGCAGGCCCAGGTAGCGCTCGGTGTAGTGCGTGTCGTAGTCGCGCCAGTCCACCACCGGGGCGCCGGACACGGCGGACTTGAAGAAGTCCGGGCGCTTCAGCGCGGCCAGCGCGGCCATGTAGCCGCCGAAGCTCCAGCCGGTGATGCCCACGCGGCTCAAGTCCATCTCCGGCACCTCCTTCGCCAGGGCCTGCACCGCCTCAATCTGATCATCCAGGGTGACGGTGGCGAAGTCGTGCTTCACCGCGCGGTTCCAGTCGGAGGTGCGCAGCGGCGTGCCGCGCCCGTCCACCTTCACCACCAGGAAGCCGTGGTCCGCGAACCACTGGCTGAGCAGGTGCGCGGCCATGGACTGGTGCACGACGGTGACGGTGGGGCCCGCGTAGACCTCCACGATGACGGGCAGCTTCTGGCCGGGCTTGAAGTCGCGCGGCTTCACCAGCGAGGTCCAGAACTTCTTCGGGCCCACCTGGCGCACCTCGAAGTTCGGCGTGAAGGGCGGCTCCTGCGCCACCTCGGGCAGCTCGCCCAGCTTCGTGCCGTCGGCCTTGAGCACCAGCGTGCGCGGCATGCTCTTGGGGCCCTGGGTGTTGAGGACGATGAGGCCGCCGTTCTTGGAGACGAGGCCGTTCTCCACGGCCGGGCCGGTGGTGCCGGTGGACACCTGCTCCGGAGCGCCGCCGGACTTCACGCGCCACAGGTGGCTTTCGGTGGGGTTGGGGCCGCCGGTGAAGAAGAGCGTCTTGTCCGCCTGGACGAAGCGGGCGAGGTTGCGGAAGCCCGCGTCCGGCTTCACCACGGAGCGGTCCAGCTCACCGTTGGCCTTGCGCAGCTCCACCTCCGCGCCGCCGTTGCGCTCGGTGTACCAGAGGAAGCCGGAGCCATCCTCCAGCCACAGCGGGAAGTCCTGGGCCAGCTCCACCCACGCGTTGTCCTTCTCCGTGAGGAGCACGCGCGTCTTGCCCGTGGCGGGGTCCACCGCGAGCACCTGCTCCTCCGTCTGGAGGCGGTTCTGCACCACGAGGGTCAGCGGCCCGCCCTTGTCCCACTTCACCGTGGCCAGGTAGGGGTACTTCGCCGCGTCCCACTGCGCCCACACCGTCTTGCCGCCGGCGGCGGGCGTGATGCCCAGGCGCACCTTCGCGTTGGCCTTGCCGGGGCGCGGGTACGGGAACACGTCCCCGCCCTTCTCCGGGTGCATCACGTCCACGATGGTGAGCTTCTCCACGTCGGACGTGTCGGACTCCGTGTACGCGATGGACTTCGAGTCCGGGCTCCACCAGTAGCCGGAGAAGCGGCTCATCTCCTCCTGCGCCACGAACTCCGCCAGGCCGTGCGTCTTGTCCGCCGTCCCGCCCTGCGTGACGCGCTTCTCCTGGTTGTTGGAGAGCTCCACCCGGTAGACGTCGTGGTCCCGGACGTAGGCCACCTGCTTGCCGTCCGGCGACAGGCGCGGGTCGATGACGCCGGGGCCCGTCTTGAGCTCCGTGGACTTCCCCGTCGCGCGGTCCACCACGTAGAGGCGGCCGGAGAGGGGCACCAGCAGCTGGGTGCCGTCCTCGGAGAGGCTGTAGGAGGTGAAGCCCCGGGCGCTCACGCGCATGCGCTCGCGGCGGGCCTTCTCCTCGGGGGACAGGGTCTCCTCGGCGCCCTTGAGCAGGGCCTCCGGAGTGAGCAGCTCACGCGCCTGGCCGCCGGCCACGTCGAACGCGTAGAGCATCTGCACGTTGGACGTGGGGGACGTGCGCAGGAAGAGGACGGACTTCTCGTCAGGGGTGATGCGCGTGCCCACCGGGCGCCCGCTCTGGAAGCGGCGCGTCTCGGCGTACTGGCGCAGGAAGGTGTCCGGCTGCTTTTGCGAAGGGGCCATGGCGGAGGGTTTGCGCTCCTGGGCGATGGAGGGGGCGCTGCTCATGAGGAGGAGCGCGGCGGCGGTGAGGACCTGACGCATGCGTAGCTGAATCCCCGCGCGAGGCGGGGCTCCTTTCGCGAGAAGGTGCGGGCAAGCCTACACTCCGGCCGCCGCGCGGCCCTCCCAACGTCCGGCCCTGGTGAGGATTCCCACGGGAAGCGGGCGGCGCCCGCGGCACCTGGACCTTCCCGCTACTTCAGGTTCTGCTGGAAGTGGGCGATGACGCGCTCGTACTGACGCTCCATGACGAGCGGGTCCGCCACCATGTGCGTGAGGCCGGACAGGGGCAGGAACTGGTGCGGCTTGCCCGCGCGGAAGAGGGCATCCGACAGCTTCAGCGCGTGGAGGAAGTACACGTTGTCGTCCGCGGTGCCGTGAACCACCAGCAGCGCGCCGATGGGCCCCTCCTTCTTCGCGTAGGTCAGCAGGCTGTTGACTTCGTAGGCCTGGGGGCTCTCCTCGGGGAGGCCCAGGTAACGCTCGGTCGCGTGCGTGTCGTAGTCGAGCCAGTCCGTCACCGGAGCACCCGCGACGCCGGCCTTGAAGAAGTCCGGGTGCTTCATCACCGCCAGGGCGGACATGTATCCACCGAAGCTCCAGCCAAAGATGCCCACGCGGCCCAGGTCCATCTCTGGCACCTCCTTCGCCAGGGCCCGCATCGCATCCATCTGGTCCTCCAGGATGGGGGTGGCGTAGTCGTGCTTCACCGCGCGGTTCCACTCGGCGGTGCGAAGCGGCGTGCCGCGCCCGTCCACCCGCACCACCAGGAAGCCCTGATCCGCCATCCACTGGTCGAGCAGGTGCACGGCCATGGACTGATGCACCATGGTCTTGATGGGGCCGCCGTAGATGTCCACGATGACGGGCAGCTTCTTGCCGGGCTTGAAGTCACGCGGCTTCACCAGCGACGTCCAGAACCTCCTCGCGCCCACCTGACGCACCTCGAAGTCCGGCGTGAAGGGGGGCTCCTGGGCGACGGAAGGCAGTTCGCCCAGCATCGAGCCATTGCCCTTGAGCACCAGCATGCGAGGCATGGTCTTGGGGCTCTGCCTGCTGAGGACGATGAGCCCCCCGTCCTTGGAGACGAGGCCGCCCTCTTCCGCGGAACCGCGGGTGCCCGTGTCCACCCGCTCCGGCGACCCTCCGAGCTTCACGCGCCACAGGTGGCTCTCGGTGGGGTTCGGGTCGCCATTGAAGAACAGCGTCTGGTCCGCCTGGACGAAGCGGGAGAGGCTCCGGAAGCCGACGCCCGGCTTCACCACGGAGCGGTCCAGGTCCCCGTTGGCCTTGCGCAGTTCCACTTCCGAAGCGCCGTTGCGGTCGGTGTACCAGAGGAAGCCGGAGCCATCCTCCAGCCACACCGGGAACTCCTGGTGCAGGTCGATCCACGCCGCGTCCTTCTCCGTGAGGAGCACGCGCGTCTTGCCCGTCGCCGGATCTACCGCGAGCAGTTGTTCTTCCGTCTGGGGCCGGTTCTGCACGAGCAACGTCAGCGGCCCGCCCTTGTCCCACTTCACCGTGGCCAGGTAGGGGTACTTCGCCGCGTCCCACTGCGCCCACACCGTCTTGCCACCCGTGACGGGCGTGATGCCCAGGCGCACCTTCGCGTTGGCCTTGCCCGCGCGTGGATAGGGGAAGGTTGCCCCGGGCTGCTCCGGGTGCATCACGTCCACGACGGTGAGCTTCTCCACGCCGGACGTGTCGGACTCCGCATAGGCGATGAACTTCGAGTCCGGGCTCCACCAGTAGCCGGAGAAGCGGTTCATCTCCTCCTGCGCCACGAACTCCGCCAGGCCGTGCGTCTTGTCCGCCGTCCCGCCCTGCGTGACGCGCTTCTCCTGATTGGCGTTCAGGTCCACCCGGTAGACGTCGTGGTCACGGACGTAGGCCACCTGCTTGCCGTCCGGTGACAGGCTCGGGTCGATGACGCCGGGGCCCGTCTTGAGCTCCGTGGACTTCCCCGTCGCGCGGTCCACCGCGTAGAGCCGTCCGGCCAGAGGCACCAGCAGGCGCGTTCCGTCCTCGGAGAGGTCGTAGGACGTGAAGCCCCGGGCACTGACGCGCATGCGCTCGCGGCGGGCCTTCTCCTCGGGGGACAGGGTCTCCTCCGCGCCCTTGAGCAGGGCCTCGGGCGTGAGCAGCTCTCGCGTCTGTCCGCTGGCCACGTCGAACGCGTAGAGCATCCGCACGTTGGACGTGGGGGACGTGCGCAGGAAGAGGACGGACTTCTCGTCGGGGGTGATGCGCGCACCCACGGGCCTCCCGTTCATGAACCGCCCTGTCTCGGCGTACTGGCGAAGGAAGGACGAATGCTCCTGGGCCAGGACGGGCATCCCCAGGAGGAGCAGCGCGACGGTGACGAATGGACGCATGCGTGATTGAACCCCGCGGGACGGGGCTCCTTTCGCGGCAAGATGGGACACGTCTCGAACGCCGGAGTCTGGAGGGGATTTCCTCCCGCATGAACCCAAATGATGACGTTGCCCTGCGCCACCTGCGCCTCGCGGGCGTGGTGCGGTTGGGGCTGGGCGGAGGCCGGGGCCCGACGGATGCGTATGTGTTCGACCCGCATCGGCTCGCACTGCCCGCATGGGCCTGTGCGCTCGGCGATGAGGGGCCCCCTGCCCTGCTCGTCACGCTGGACCGGCACCTGGACATCGTGGTGCCCGAGCGCCCCGCGGACATGCCGGACCGCTCCGCCGGCCTGCGCGCCTTGGATGAACACACGCGGTGGCGCCTGGACGTGCGCAACTACGACCACATCCTCGCGGCCATGGAGGCGAACCTCGTCGGTGACGCGCTGCTCATCGCGCGCACCCGGCCCCGGGGCTCCTTCTCCGGGGACACCTACGTGGACACGCGCGGCCGCTCGCACCGCATCGTGACGGTGACGACGGTGGACCGCGCGGCGGAGGCGTACCTGCACCCCGGCCCCACGGACGCGGTGCGCGACGTCCTGGAGGCCGCGTCCGCCGTGCTGCTGGACCTGGACCTGGACTGCTTCACCAGCCTGAGCGACGCGGACCCCACCACCGTGCTGCCGTGGCCGAAGTCCGTCATCCGCGAGTTCCTCCTGCCGCCCGACTCGGAGCCCTTCTGGGACGCGGTGCTGGGCAAGGCGGTGGCGCTGACGCTCGCGCGCGAGCCGCACCACTGCGGCGGGCTGCTCGCGTCCGGCGAGCTGTTCCGCGACGTGGCGGACGTCCTCTTCCGCGAGCTGCTGCGCGTCGAGCCGCCCTGAGAAAAGTCAAGGCGAGTCGAGGAACGTGGGCCGGTAGTCCGTCACCTGCCCGCTGCTGAGCGACAGGCGGCTGCCCACCGGGGGACGGTCGCCGTTGAGCACGTAGCCGAAGTCGATGCGGAACGGGAACACGTTGAACTGCGGGAACAAGAGCCGCAGGCCCACGCCCACCGTGGTCACCATCTCCGGCCGCTTGTTGAACGCGCTGCCGGAGTCGA
This genomic interval carries:
- a CDS encoding protein-glutamate O-methyltransferase CheR, producing the protein MSAGLDPRLLARAREVVADTTGFRDDAIAHEAVERVLRAELARGRVPTEVLSELQQLGSPLAYTLVRAVLVGETYFFRQPEHFRYIAQEGIPAALRHGATHLRGWSAGCATGEEAYSLAACLLACSPPGMPVEVLGSDLHEASLEAARRGTYGAWSRRESAPALHPTYELLNGRQVSILPEVRRVARFAPANLLAPLPERFGQFDFILCRNVLTYFSPSARDAAIVHLARALSPGGLLFLGTVEVDRAPPGLTREGPPELQAFRKPRPEERPSAQVPVAPPVPAPRMSPAPRRLSSPAPVSPTPPPAPPPSPARLHLQALERIEEGNVAGATAVLELLVKQAPDYLPGLLELALLRERAGARDAAFPLMRALRTRAGQLPPDALVDGPEALPARFYLASADAYLNLGALE
- a CDS encoding response regulator; translated protein: MSLPTLLLVDDSDAILALERAILSGHYTIHTASNGREALDKVGRLHPAAVLLDLSMPEMDGDEVLQRMKADPGTADIPVIIISSEKQRAEACLGLGAEAFLAKPFRADELLARVGEALENARRRSRTGALLVLRLSVGEREFAVPLDSVKEVLLQPLTRPLPTGPSYLREYVELRGQAVCVLDVALRLGVQHKVAIAERMLVVIEVEGVSLALTVDTVKDPEEFQASDIDRREKVGGAEHGLLQEGLVGMLRTGSRVLPILDPKVFISRGLLRDLPALLAPVEEERSA
- a CDS encoding response regulator, which produces MSTNVLLVDDSPTVRNILKIYLMNLRVSIVEAEDAQRALQLLRLVPVSVVIADINMPNMDGITFVKEVRASAQAQVQKVPVILLTAEKGEDLRQRGSAAGANAFIQKPVSHDELTKTVRQFLNGA
- the fabI gene encoding enoyl-ACP reductase FabI; translation: MLLQGKNLLITGVLTPQSLAFGVAEHAIAQGAEVILTGFGRAKSLTERSAKRLKPGTEVLELDVTNPAHFPALTEALRQKWGRVDGVLHAIAFAPEDALGGNFLNTPWESAQTAFRISAFSVKELAVACAPLMTQGGSIVALDFDNRQAWPIYDWMGVCKAAMEATVRYLARDLGPKGIRVNALAAGPLATVAAKGIPGFKALAQYWGKQAPLGWSDKDSHDHVAKTACALLSDWLSSTTGEMIHVDGGYHAVGAPPVDTVEPPEGVPATPAPKEG
- a CDS encoding 2-oxoglutarate dehydrogenase E1 component, giving the protein MANFQDSFLSGGNIDFIEGLYARFLENPGSVDASWREVFERNNGTGRPIFNTKLLEAPTPAAPEGKEGKGKGKANGAAAPAAAAAPQAPAAPAQDMGLQSKVDQAITAFRLRGHLRATLDPLERPRPQLGHVADVALMDENHFSAKEMEQAVECNNVFPQQRVRLSELVTRLRRTYSSHIGVEFMQMLDSERRRWLMQRMEHSENRTQFSVEEQRHILTKLSYAEGFENFLHTKYVGAKRFSLDGGEALIPMLDAMLEVGSSMGLKELVIGMAHRGRLNVLTNILGKKPDQIFSEFDGPKDPKAYLGRGDVKYHMGFSSDHATRSGKNVHLSLAFNPSHLECVGPVVEGRVRAKQDRGGDTERTQVMPLLIHGDAAFIGQGITSETLNFSGLKGYTTGGTVHIVINNQVGFTTDPSDSRTSIYSTAIAQMLDIPVFHVNGDDPEACVHAARLAAEYRQTFKSDVVIDLICYRRYGHNEGDDPSFTQPAMYDLIRKHPPVRALYAKALAEAGRISAEDSDAIKQRCFQDFDAALTRARQESQFKEPNALEGLWKPYKGGLLKNAPQVSTAVAKPTLRDALQKLATAPEGFNVHRDVERTVLKKRQGMLESEELQWSEGESLAYATLLSEGYGIRLSGQDSERGTFSHRHAVLHDTQTGEEYVPLRQFASGKATFNVYNSPLSEMGVLGFDYGYSLDVPDGLTLWEAQFGDFANGAQIIIDQFIAAAESKWRRLSGITLLLPHGYEGQGPEHSSARLERFLDLCAEDNLQVCYPTTPAQIFHLLRRQVLRPVRKPLIIMSPKSLLRRPEATSRMDELATGAFQEVIPDAKADPAKVKRLLLCSGKVYYDLAKARDERKDDSIAIVRVEQLYPFPQDELAKLVAKLPALQELYWVQEEPRNAGGWHFMFPHLHDLLSGRSQQQTVKLGYIGRAEAASPATGFTKTHDYEQQLIIEEAILRGPQNGR